In a single window of the Xiphophorus couchianus chromosome 10, X_couchianus-1.0, whole genome shotgun sequence genome:
- the arf2b gene encoding ARF GTPase 2b produces the protein MGNVFASLFKGLFGKKEMRILMVGLDAAGKTTILYKLKLGEIVTTIPTIGFNVETVEYKNISFTVWDVGGQDKIRPLWRHYFQNTQGLIFVVDSNDRERVNEAREELSRMLAEDELRDAVLLVFANKQDLPNAMNAAEITDKLGLHALRQRSWYIQATCATSGDGLYEGLDWLSNQLKNQK, from the exons ATGGGGAATGTATTTGCAAGCTTATTCAAGGGCCTGTTCGGCAAAAAGGAGATGAGAATTTTAATGGTTGGCCTCGATGctgctggaaaaacaacaatccTATATAAACTGAAGCTCGGAGAGATAGTCACCACCATTCCCACTATTG GTTTTAATGTTGAAACGGTAGAATACAAGAACATCAGCTTCACGGTGTGGGATGTGGGCGGTCAGGACAAAATCAGGCCGCTGTGGCGCCACTACTTCCAGAACACTCAAG GGCTTATTTTCGTGGTGGACAGCAACGACAGGGAGAGGGTGAACGAGGCGAGGGAGGAGCTGTCCAGAATGCTGGCTGAGGACGAACTGAGAGATGCTGTGCTgcttgtttttgcaaataaacag GATCTCCCCAACGCTATGAACGCTGCAGAGATCACAGACAAGCTGGGCCTACATGCTCTCCGTCAGCGCAGCTGGTACATCCAGGCCACCTGCGCCACCAGCGGAGACGGTCTCTACGAGGGCCTGGACTGGCTCTCCAACCAGCTGAAGAACCAGAAATGA